The sequence GGATTGGATCCAAACGACTTATCAAGAAAAATAAATTCCTTAAATACATAGAGGAGCAATACTCGATATGAAAAATTATATTAAATTTTACAATGGCTTGTACTGAAATTCCTGGACTACACAGCTAAAATATAGTATAATAAATATCGATAGTTAAGGTTCCTTCCGGTGCAAGCTATTAGGAAGGAGTTAATTATGAATATAGAGAAAGGTAAAAAGAACAAACGGTTTGACAGTAACCGAAGAGTGCTTCGCAAGGGTGAATCGCAGAGAAAGAACGGAACTTACGATTACAGATGGGTTGGCCCTGACGGAGTAAGGCACGCTGTATACGCCCCTACTTTGGAAGAACTTAGAGAGCTTGAAAAAGAAATTGTGATTGACGAACACGATGGGATCAAAACCGAAACCAAGAAACTGACAGTTAACAATGTGTTTGATACCTGGTGTGATTTAAAACGAGGTTTGAAAGATAACACATTCAAAAACTATCTTTATATGTATAACAATTATGTCAGGGACAGTTTCGGCAAGAATAGGATTGCGGATGTAAAGAAATCGGATGTAAAAAGGTTTTATAACACCCTCGCAGACGAAAGAATGTTATCTATATCCACCATCGATATCATTCACAATGTATTGCATCAGGTGTTCGATTTAGCGGTAGATGATAACTGCATCCGCTCAAACCCTACTGACAAGATGCTCAAAGAATTGAAGCAAGCTCACAACTTCGAAATCAAAGAGCGAAAAGCATTAACGGCAGATGAGCAAAGATTATTTCTGGACTTTCTGAAACGAACACCACAGTATAATCATTGGTATCCGCTATTCGCTGTAATGTTTGGTAGTGGCATGCGAATTGGTGAAGTGTCAGGACTTAGATGGTGCGACATTGACCTTGAGGAAGGCATTATTGACATCAACCACACTTTCGTTTACTACAGCACGGGTAAGGGCAAGAAATGCAAGTTTGCAATCAACACACCGAAAACGAAAAAGGGATACCGCAAAATTCCAATGATGGACTTTGTAAAGGAAGCATTCCTCCTTGAAAAAGCAAATCAGGAAGAAACAGGCATCACCTGTCAGGTACCGATTGATTGCTACACAGATTTCATATTTGTCAATCGCTTCGGCAGTGTGCAGCACTACGGAACTGTAAACAAAGCAATTCGTAGAATTGTCCGTGACTACAACGATGAAGCATTGTTAAAAGAAGAAAACCCTGTCTTAATCCCCAACTTCAGTTGCCACAACCTTAGGCACACATTCGCAACAAGGTTGTGTGAAGCGGATATAAATCTATCGGTGATACAAAATGTCATGGGGCACAAAGAAATCAAGACAACATTAGAGATTTATACCCATATAACCGAAGCGAAAAAGCGTGAGGAAGTCAATGCATTAGAGACCAGATTTGCATGGACATAAAATGAAACCTTACGCCAATTACGCCATAACTTACGCCAAGTGGAACAAATTTTATAGAGAGTTATGAAGACTTGCGTAACAAACAGGAAGAAAAGAGTGGCTTGACAAAAGGGTTATGAAGACTTATAATGAGTTATGTGATTGTGGGAATTGAAATCCCTACCATGAAAAGTTTGGACAAATAATATCAAGAGCACTGCTTACGCAGTGCTCTTTTTGTCTCTCCACCAAAGCAAGCCCCTCTTGCGGTGCCCTGTATGCATGCGTCTGCCGACTGTGCATACAGACCGCGGCGCCCCGAGCCTAAAAACCAGTTCACCGAACTGTTTTTCTTTACGCCTCGCGCCTACCATGAAAAGTTTGGATAAATAATTAAAAAGGTACTGCGATGCAGCACCTTTTTTGTCATTCTGAACGGAGCGTAGCGAAGTCGAAGAATCTCCGATTCAGCAGATTCTACATCAAAAGCCACTGCATTGCAGTGGCTTTTATGTATCACAAACCTAAAAGTTGCTTTTTCTTTGCGTCAAATTCTTCTTGGGTGATTACACCGCTGTCTAACAAACCCTTATACTTTCTCAATTGATCTGCTTCATCGGTCGCGGGTGTTGCCACTACTTTCAGCTGCTCATTATTCTGTTTACTTTGTCTTTCGATAATAAGATTGTTTAGTACATCATAAATTTCATTTGCATTTTTCAACACATTAAAACTTATTTTCCCGGAAGACGTTGCAACCGCAATTCCTTTTAACAGTGAAAGGGTGGAAATTGCCGAAACAGAGTCTACAGGCAAATCCACGCGCTTACCAAATGCAATTTTACCGTAAACTCTCTTGTCTGTAACGGTCAACTCGTAACTGCGCAACCACAGATACAACAAGCAAGCAATAAGTATAAGAGGAACGATATACACTAAATACGAAGTAATTGTAAATTCGTTTAACCAAGGTCTAAAAAACCATTTTTCAAAATGAATCGCATCTACGCCATGCCCACGCATTTCACCGTAACGCACTAACATCCAAACTGGCAACAATGCAAGTCCAATAAGAGCAATTACCAAAAGTACCTTCATGTTATACCGTTCGCTTTTAATCAAAATTTTTTCTTCCATAGACTTTCTCCTTTGTTTTTTTCGGTTTTAATGGCTTAAAGTTCTACCCTCCTTTAAATAAAAAAGTGTGTGCAACACGAAGTCACACACACCGAAAAATGCGAGACTTCGTTTTGCTACCACACAAAAACTTTCACAGCCTAAAATCAGAAATGCGAAATAAGAAGTCCGCGTTTTTACCTAAAATAAAAACGGCACTCCTGATAATAGGCTCTATTTAGTTTTTGTGTGGTACAGATATTATAACATATAATAATTCAAATTGCAACATATTCTTTTGCACTGGCAGATTTCACCGTAATTTCACACACCTGCCTTGACTATTTGCGCGGAATTTGGTATAATAACAAAAAAGCTTATAAAAGAGGAATGATATGAAACACACCTGGATAAACAAACCGAAATTCGAA is a genomic window of Clostridia bacterium containing:
- a CDS encoding site-specific integrase gives rise to the protein MNIEKGKKNKRFDSNRRVLRKGESQRKNGTYDYRWVGPDGVRHAVYAPTLEELRELEKEIVIDEHDGIKTETKKLTVNNVFDTWCDLKRGLKDNTFKNYLYMYNNYVRDSFGKNRIADVKKSDVKRFYNTLADERMLSISTIDIIHNVLHQVFDLAVDDNCIRSNPTDKMLKELKQAHNFEIKERKALTADEQRLFLDFLKRTPQYNHWYPLFAVMFGSGMRIGEVSGLRWCDIDLEEGIIDINHTFVYYSTGKGKKCKFAINTPKTKKGYRKIPMMDFVKEAFLLEKANQEETGITCQVPIDCYTDFIFVNRFGSVQHYGTVNKAIRRIVRDYNDEALLKEENPVLIPNFSCHNLRHTFATRLCEADINLSVIQNVMGHKEIKTTLEIYTHITEAKKREEVNALETRFAWT
- a CDS encoding SHOCT domain-containing protein; translation: MEEKILIKSERYNMKVLLVIALIGLALLPVWMLVRYGEMRGHGVDAIHFEKWFFRPWLNEFTITSYLVYIVPLILIACLLYLWLRSYELTVTDKRVYGKIAFGKRVDLPVDSVSAISTLSLLKGIAVATSSGKISFNVLKNANEIYDVLNNLIIERQSKQNNEQLKVVATPATDEADQLRKYKGLLDSGVITQEEFDAKKKQLLGL